A single Fusobacterium hominis DNA region contains:
- the nhaC gene encoding Na+/H+ antiporter NhaC — protein MKKRQVSLSCALLPVIFLVAILFYSVQIAKLEVHIPIFISAIFAGFVALICKYATWDELEDGVVETIKMSMRAILILMIIGMVIGSWILSGIVPSMIYYGLKIINPMVFLPVAVIICSIVSISTGSSWSTASTVGIALVGIGEGLGLPRPMIAGAIISGAYFGDKLSPMSDTTTLAPAMAGATLFDHIKHMLYSTVPSYIITLIGFIILSIKHTSGGEVDTAQINSILNALSGSFNINPFLLLIPIFVIGMVVMKVPAIPGLFIGSLLGAAVAVIFQGASLKTALYSLHYGYSGSTGNPMVDELLNRGGMNSMMWTVSIILCAMTFGGIMEKSGMLGCIADKILKFANSTGKLILATLLTPMFINSVAGDQYLSIVIPGRMFKESYEKRGLAPKNLSRALEDSGTMTSPLIPWNTCGAFMMGALGVGPWVYVPYCLFNLVSPLISLIYGFTGFTIEKIKPSTEQKVTEVTD, from the coding sequence ATGAAAAAGAGACAAGTATCCCTTTCTTGTGCTTTGTTACCTGTTATATTTCTGGTAGCAATACTTTTTTATTCTGTACAGATAGCAAAACTAGAAGTACATATACCAATTTTTATATCTGCAATATTTGCTGGATTTGTTGCACTAATATGCAAATATGCAACCTGGGACGAATTAGAGGATGGCGTTGTCGAGACGATTAAAATGTCAATGAGAGCTATTCTTATCCTAATGATAATCGGTATGGTTATCGGAAGCTGGATTTTATCTGGAATAGTTCCATCTATGATTTACTACGGTTTGAAAATTATTAATCCTATGGTATTTTTACCTGTTGCAGTAATAATTTGTTCTATTGTTTCAATTTCTACTGGAAGTTCGTGGAGTACAGCTTCTACAGTTGGAATTGCATTAGTTGGAATAGGTGAAGGTTTAGGACTACCAAGACCAATGATAGCAGGAGCTATTATCTCTGGTGCCTATTTTGGAGATAAATTATCTCCTATGTCTGATACAACTACATTAGCCCCTGCTATGGCTGGAGCAACTTTATTTGATCATATAAAGCATATGTTATATTCAACTGTTCCTTCATATATCATAACTCTAATTGGTTTTATAATTTTGAGTATAAAACATACCAGTGGTGGTGAAGTTGACACCGCACAAATAAATTCTATACTCAACGCTTTATCAGGTTCATTTAATATAAATCCATTCCTTCTTCTAATACCTATATTTGTTATTGGAATGGTTGTAATGAAAGTCCCTGCAATTCCTGGATTATTTATAGGATCACTTTTAGGGGCTGCAGTTGCTGTTATTTTCCAAGGTGCATCACTTAAAACAGCTCTTTATTCATTACATTATGGATATTCTGGTTCAACAGGAAATCCAATGGTTGACGAATTATTAAATAGAGGTGGAATGAACTCTATGATGTGGACTGTTTCTATTATTCTTTGTGCTATGACTTTTGGTGGAATAATGGAGAAGTCTGGTATGTTAGGTTGTATTGCAGATAAAATTTTAAAATTTGCAAATAGTACAGGAAAATTAATACTTGCAACTTTACTTACTCCCATGTTCATAAATTCAGTAGCTGGAGATCAATATCTTTCAATAGTTATCCCTGGAAGAATGTTTAAAGAAAGTTATGAAAAAAGAGGACTTGCACCTAAAAATCTTTCTAGAGCATTAGAAGATTCAGGAACTATGACTTCTCCTCTTATTCCTTGGAATACATGCGGAGCTTTTATGATGGGAGCTCTAGGAGTTGGCCCTTGGGTTTATGTTCCTTATTGTCTATTTAATTTAGTATCTCCTCTTATATCTTTAATTTATGGATTTACAGGATTTACTATAGAAAAAATCAAACCATCAACTGAACAAAAAGTAACAGAAGTTACAGATTAA
- a CDS encoding thioredoxin family protein — protein sequence MEFKELFETGMSYGTFLSIASESELAKIREITKNLVLKNENIEKLKNIDKKVCLLLSAESWCPYVRATVSVLNRIAQINENIKLGIITEGRGFMFLREKLGIEEDDYVIPTLAILDEEYNLINKYIGKPEKYKEIGFRNVSTDFFAGKCADDIVEELLKKIG from the coding sequence ATGGAATTTAAAGAATTATTTGAAACAGGAATGAGTTATGGAACTTTTTTAAGTATAGCTAGTGAAAGTGAACTTGCTAAGATACGAGAAATTACTAAAAATTTGGTTTTAAAAAATGAAAATATTGAAAAACTAAAAAATATTGATAAAAAAGTTTGTTTACTTTTAAGTGCAGAGTCTTGGTGTCCATATGTAAGAGCCACAGTGTCAGTTTTAAATAGGATAGCACAGATTAATGAGAATATAAAATTAGGAATAATCACTGAAGGAAGAGGATTTATGTTTTTGAGAGAAAAATTAGGTATTGAAGAAGATGATTATGTAATACCAACTCTTGCTATTTTAGATGAAGAATATAATTTAATTAATAAATATATAGGAAAACCAGAAAAATATAAAGAAATAGGATTTAGAAATGTAAGTACAGATTTCTTTGCAGGAAAATGTGCAGATGACATTGTAGAAGAATTACTGAAAAAAATAGGATAA
- the uvrA gene encoding excinuclease ABC subunit UvrA, which yields MLEKIVIKGAREHNLKNIDIEIPKNKFIVITGVSGSGKSSLAFDTIYSEGQRRYVESLSAYARQFIGQMTKPDVDSIEGLSPAISIEQKTTNRNPRSTVGTITEVYDYMRLLFAHVGTAHCPVCGKVVEKQSIEEITENVIEKFEDGDKLMILSPVVKDKKGTHKNLFVNLLKKGYVRARVNGEILYLEDEITLDKNKKHNIEVVIDRLVLKKDDKEFVSRLTQGIENSTELSNGKVIININGVDNHYSENYACPDHEDISIPELIPRLFSFNAPFGACPECKGIGKKLEVDENKLILDEDISILDGGMYIPGASSRKGYSWEIFLAMAKHFNIDLSKSVKELSKSELEIIMYGAPDKFRFDYNGSDFNFHGYKEYEGAVKNLERRYYETFSEAMKEEIENKYMIERVCKVCNGKRLKKEVLAVTVGNKNIMEICDMSIKDALTFFNGLVLTPKQEQIAKEILKEIRERLTFMINVGLDYLSLGRETKTLSGGESQRIRLATQIGSGLTGVLYVLDEPSIGLHQKDNDKLLSTLGRLKELGNTLIVVEHDEDTMKQADEIIDLGPGAGEFGGNIVAHGTPKQIMKNKDSMTGKYLSGKLKIEVPDSRKQWHNTLKIIGAKGNNLKNITVEIPLGVMTVITGVSGSGKSTLINQTLYPALFNKLNKGKLYPLEYDKIEGIEKLEKVINIDQSPIGRTPRSNPATYTKIFDDIRAIFAETKDAKMHGFSKGRFSFNVKGGRCEACQGAGIIKIEMNFLPDVYVQCEVCKGTRYNKETLGVYYKGKNISDVLNMSVIEAYEFFKNIPSLERKLKVLVDVGLDYIKLGQPATTLSGGEAQRIKLATELSKMTKGKTIYILDEPTTGLHFEDIRKLLEVLQRLVAKGNSVVIIEHNLDVIKTADYIIDIGPDGGDRGGNVVGVGRPEEIANLKESYTGKYIKKILKENSKRSKNV from the coding sequence ATGTTAGAAAAGATAGTAATAAAGGGAGCAAGAGAACATAATTTAAAGAATATAGATATAGAAATTCCTAAAAATAAATTTATAGTAATAACAGGAGTTAGTGGAAGTGGAAAATCTTCACTAGCATTTGATACTATTTATTCAGAAGGTCAAAGAAGATATGTAGAGAGCCTTTCTGCTTATGCTAGACAATTTATTGGACAAATGACTAAGCCAGATGTTGATAGTATAGAAGGGTTATCACCAGCTATTTCTATTGAACAAAAGACAACAAATAGAAATCCACGTTCTACAGTGGGAACAATTACTGAAGTATATGATTATATGAGATTATTATTTGCTCATGTAGGAACTGCTCATTGTCCAGTATGTGGAAAAGTAGTTGAAAAGCAAAGTATAGAGGAAATAACAGAAAATGTTATAGAAAAATTTGAAGATGGAGATAAACTAATGATTTTATCCCCAGTGGTAAAAGATAAAAAAGGAACACATAAAAATTTATTTGTAAATTTGTTAAAAAAAGGTTATGTAAGAGCAAGAGTAAATGGGGAAATACTCTATTTAGAAGATGAGATAACTTTAGATAAAAATAAAAAACATAATATTGAAGTAGTAATAGACAGATTAGTTTTAAAAAAAGATGATAAAGAGTTTGTAAGTAGATTGACACAAGGAATTGAAAATTCAACAGAATTATCTAATGGAAAGGTTATTATAAATATAAACGGGGTAGATAACCATTATAGTGAAAATTATGCTTGTCCAGATCATGAAGATATAAGTATACCTGAACTTATTCCAAGATTATTTTCTTTTAACGCTCCTTTTGGTGCTTGTCCAGAATGTAAAGGGATAGGAAAAAAATTAGAAGTAGATGAAAATAAGCTTATTTTAGATGAAGACATTTCTATTTTAGATGGTGGAATGTATATACCAGGTGCTTCATCAAGAAAAGGATATAGTTGGGAAATATTTTTAGCAATGGCAAAGCATTTTAACATTGATCTATCAAAATCAGTTAAAGAATTAAGTAAATCTGAATTAGAGATAATTATGTATGGAGCTCCAGACAAATTTAGATTTGATTACAATGGTAGTGATTTTAATTTTCATGGATATAAAGAATATGAAGGTGCTGTAAAAAATTTAGAAAGAAGATATTATGAGACTTTTTCTGAAGCAATGAAGGAAGAGATTGAAAATAAATACATGATAGAACGAGTTTGTAAAGTATGTAATGGAAAAAGATTAAAAAAAGAAGTTTTAGCAGTGACAGTAGGTAATAAAAATATTATGGAAATTTGTGATATGAGTATAAAAGATGCCCTAACTTTTTTTAATGGTTTAGTACTTACACCGAAGCAAGAACAAATAGCAAAAGAAATTTTAAAAGAAATAAGAGAAAGATTGACTTTTATGATAAATGTAGGTCTTGATTATTTGAGTTTGGGAAGAGAAACTAAAACATTATCTGGTGGTGAATCACAGCGTATAAGACTTGCTACTCAAATAGGTTCTGGATTGACAGGAGTTTTATATGTATTAGATGAACCTAGTATTGGATTACATCAAAAAGATAATGATAAATTATTATCAACACTAGGAAGATTAAAAGAATTAGGGAATACTTTAATTGTTGTAGAGCATGATGAAGATACCATGAAACAAGCAGACGAAATTATAGATTTAGGACCAGGAGCTGGAGAATTTGGAGGAAATATAGTAGCTCATGGAACACCTAAACAAATTATGAAAAATAAGGATTCTATGACTGGAAAATATCTGAGTGGTAAATTAAAAATAGAAGTACCTGATAGTAGAAAACAGTGGCATAATACTTTAAAAATAATAGGAGCAAAAGGAAATAATCTAAAAAATATAACAGTTGAAATTCCGTTAGGTGTAATGACTGTTATTACCGGTGTAAGTGGAAGCGGAAAATCTACACTAATCAATCAGACTTTATATCCCGCTCTTTTTAATAAATTAAACAAAGGAAAATTATATCCTTTGGAGTATGATAAAATTGAAGGAATAGAAAAACTAGAAAAAGTAATCAATATCGATCAGAGTCCAATAGGAAGAACTCCAAGATCAAATCCAGCAACGTATACTAAAATTTTTGATGATATTAGAGCTATATTCGCTGAAACAAAAGATGCCAAAATGCATGGATTTTCAAAAGGAAGATTTTCTTTCAATGTAAAAGGTGGAAGGTGTGAAGCATGTCAAGGAGCTGGAATTATTAAAATTGAGATGAACTTTTTACCTGATGTTTATGTGCAGTGTGAAGTTTGTAAAGGAACAAGATACAATAAAGAAACTTTAGGTGTATATTATAAAGGAAAAAATATTTCTGATGTTTTAAATATGAGTGTAATAGAAGCCTATGAGTTTTTTAAGAATATTCCATCTTTGGAAAGAAAATTAAAGGTTTTAGTAGATGTAGGTCTTGACTATATAAAATTAGGACAACCGGCTACTACACTATCAGGTGGAGAAGCACAAAGAATAAAATTAGCTACAGAACTTTCTAAAATGACAAAAGGAAAAACTATATATATTTTAGATGAACCAACTACCGGTTTGCATTTTGAGGACATTAGAAAGCTATTAGAAGTATTGCAAAGGCTTGTGGCTAAAGGTAATAGTGTAGTTATAATTGAACACAATTTAGACGTAATAAAGACTGCAGATTACATTATAGATATTGGCCCAGATGGAGGCGATAGAGGAGGTAATGTAGTTGGAGTTGGACGACCAGAAGAAATTGCTAATTTAAAAGAAAGTTATACTGGAAAATATATAAAAAAAATACTAAAGGAAAATAGCAAAAGGAGCAAAAATGTTTGA
- the ruvA gene encoding Holliday junction branch migration protein RuvA, whose protein sequence is MFEYLKGTIEYKKGDYVALDVNNIGYKVNISLRTYDEVKKGDIVKFYIYNYIKEDSYKLIGFLHERDRKAFELLLGVKGIGMSLALSVMSTFDADTLGTIIASGDYKTLKRVPKLGEKKAQQVILDLKGKFKKLGNLFDQDNEIVNIFAIEDELYEALESLGYSKKEIESLVSKEEIMSFKTLEEAIKTVLRKVKY, encoded by the coding sequence ATGTTTGAATACTTAAAAGGGACAATAGAATATAAAAAAGGGGATTATGTAGCATTAGATGTAAATAATATAGGATATAAGGTAAATATATCTTTAAGAACATATGATGAAGTAAAAAAAGGAGATATTGTAAAATTTTATATTTACAATTATATTAAGGAAGATTCTTATAAATTAATTGGTTTTTTACATGAAAGAGATAGAAAAGCATTTGAACTTTTATTAGGTGTAAAAGGAATAGGAATGTCTCTTGCTCTTTCTGTAATGTCAACGTTTGATGCAGATACTTTAGGAACAATTATTGCATCAGGAGACTATAAAACTTTAAAAAGAGTTCCTAAACTTGGAGAAAAGAAGGCTCAACAGGTAATTTTAGATTTAAAAGGTAAATTTAAAAAATTAGGAAATTTATTTGATCAAGATAATGAGATAGTCAATATCTTTGCAATAGAAGATGAATTATATGAAGCATTAGAAAGTTTGGGATATAGTAAAAAAGAAATAGAGTCATTGGTTTCAAAAGAAGAAATAATGAGTTTTAAAACTCTTGAAGAAGCTATAAAAACAGTTTTGAGAAAAGTAAAATATTAA
- a CDS encoding CHAP domain-containing protein → MLKRLLQIMVLLLALLGSLRLYYRKQIGSVIDEYKGVPVYFNSVPFYRGIENTAPDGYEFGKKYENFEFIKRYYYNNYKHKIVETNIDHLYDLGLKNGEFNKKNGLYQYSKVSNIQPKIGDIVLCKNMFGIYGGIVTEVGKNSVQIIRQNFWKNTRETIQIEFKNDNWIMEDKVIGRLSL, encoded by the coding sequence ATGTTAAAAAGACTACTTCAAATAATGGTACTACTTTTAGCACTTCTTGGAAGTTTAAGATTATATTATAGAAAACAAATTGGAAGTGTAATAGATGAATATAAAGGAGTTCCAGTATATTTTAATAGTGTTCCTTTTTATAGGGGAATAGAAAATACTGCTCCAGATGGATATGAATTTGGGAAAAAGTATGAAAACTTTGAGTTTATAAAAAGATACTATTACAATAATTATAAACATAAAATTGTAGAAACTAATATAGATCATTTATATGATTTAGGTCTAAAAAATGGAGAATTTAATAAAAAAAATGGACTATATCAATATTCAAAAGTAAGTAATATACAGCCAAAGATTGGAGATATAGTACTGTGTAAAAACATGTTTGGAATTTATGGTGGAATAGTTACAGAAGTTGGTAAAAATTCAGTACAGATTATAAGACAGAATTTTTGGAAAAACACAAGAGAAACTATTCAAATAGAATTTAAAAATGATAATTGGATAATGGAAGATAAAGTAATTGGACGATTATCATTATAG
- a CDS encoding peptidase U32 family protein: MKKVELLAPVGNMEKFKMALHYGADAVFLGGKMFNLRAGSNNLSDEELEYAVNYAHERGKKVYVTLNVIPHNDELDLLPDYVKFLEKIGVDGVIVADLGVFQIVKENTNLSISVSTQASNTNWCSVKMWKDMGARRVVLARELTLEDIAEIRAKVPDIELEVFVHGAMCMSISGRCLLSNYMTGRDANRGDCAQSCRWKYNIVEETRPGEYMPIFEDEHGTYIFNSKDLCCIEFLDKLLDIGVDSLKIEGRMKGIYYVANCVKVYRDAIDCYYSGNYKYNPKWLEELQSVSHRSYTTGFYMGKPGAEAQNYNDRNSYSQSHQLVAKVEKKLPNNEYVLAIRNKLHVGEKLEVVSPGISTREITLPPMMLLNRDKDKVVEEIESANPNSFVKIKIDEDLNELDMLRKRI; encoded by the coding sequence ATGAAAAAAGTTGAACTATTAGCTCCAGTAGGAAATATGGAGAAATTTAAAATGGCTCTTCATTACGGAGCTGACGCAGTATTTCTTGGGGGAAAAATGTTTAATTTGAGAGCAGGAAGTAACAATCTTTCTGACGAAGAATTAGAATATGCTGTAAATTATGCACATGAAAGAGGAAAAAAAGTATATGTAACATTAAATGTTATTCCTCATAATGATGAACTTGATCTACTACCAGATTATGTGAAATTTCTTGAAAAAATAGGTGTAGATGGAGTTATCGTTGCTGACTTAGGAGTATTTCAAATAGTTAAAGAAAACACTAATCTTTCTATTAGTGTAAGTACACAAGCAAGTAATACTAACTGGTGTTCTGTAAAAATGTGGAAAGATATGGGAGCTAGAAGAGTTGTTCTTGCTAGAGAACTTACCCTTGAAGATATAGCAGAAATAAGAGCTAAAGTACCTGATATTGAATTAGAAGTATTTGTACATGGTGCTATGTGTATGTCTATTTCTGGAAGATGTTTATTAAGTAACTATATGACTGGAAGAGATGCAAATAGAGGAGACTGTGCTCAATCTTGCAGATGGAAATATAATATTGTTGAAGAAACAAGACCTGGAGAATATATGCCTATATTTGAAGATGAACATGGAACATATATTTTTAACTCTAAAGACTTATGTTGTATTGAGTTCTTAGATAAGCTTCTTGATATTGGAGTTGACTCTTTAAAAATAGAAGGAAGAATGAAAGGAATTTACTATGTTGCTAACTGTGTTAAAGTTTATAGAGATGCTATAGATTGTTACTATTCAGGAAATTATAAATATAATCCAAAATGGCTTGAAGAACTTCAATCAGTATCTCATAGATCATATACAACTGGATTTTATATGGGGAAACCTGGAGCTGAAGCTCAAAACTATAATGATAGAAATTCTTATAGCCAATCTCACCAACTTGTTGCAAAAGTTGAAAAGAAATTACCTAATAACGAATATGTTTTAGCTATTAGAAATAAACTACATGTAGGTGAAAAGCTTGAAGTTGTAAGTCCTGGAATCAGTACCAGAGAAATTACTTTACCGCCTATGATGCTTTTAAATAGAGATAAAGATAAAGTTGTTGAAGAAATTGAATCAGCTAACCCTAACTCTTTTGTTAAAATCAAAATTGACGAAGATCTTAACGAGTTAGATATGCTTAGAAAAAGAATTTAG
- the rplI gene encoding 50S ribosomal protein L9, giving the protein MAKIQVILTTDVAGQGRKGDIVSVSDGYAHNFLIKNNKGILATPEELKKIEIKKQKDKKREAEEKIKAEEVKKLLESKKIEIGVKTGDNGKLFGAITNKEVSTALKDNFDVKIDRKKIECNIKSLGEHEAIVKLHSDVKAIVKVIAKAE; this is encoded by the coding sequence ATGGCAAAAATACAAGTTATATTAACAACAGATGTTGCAGGACAAGGTAGAAAAGGAGATATCGTATCTGTATCTGATGGATATGCTCATAACTTTCTTATAAAAAACAACAAAGGTATTCTTGCAACACCAGAAGAATTAAAGAAAATTGAAATAAAAAAACAAAAAGATAAGAAAAGAGAAGCTGAGGAAAAAATTAAGGCTGAAGAAGTAAAAAAACTTTTAGAAAGCAAAAAAATTGAAATTGGTGTGAAAACTGGAGACAATGGAAAATTATTTGGTGCTATCACAAATAAAGAAGTTTCAACTGCTTTAAAAGATAACTTTGATGTAAAAATTGATAGAAAAAAAATTGAATGTAATATTAAATCTTTAGGAGAACATGAAGCTATAGTAAAACTTCACTCTGATGTAAAAGCTATAGTTAAAGTAATTGCTAAAGCTGAATAA
- the dnaB gene encoding replicative DNA helicase translates to MPDIENLKRVPSSIEAERSVLGGIFLKPDAFGDIVGLLTPGDFYKNAHALIYEAMRDVYNSGTKIDAVVVANKLKKNEKFDELIGEQLLYDIVTGVPTAANVLEYAKIVKEKSTLRKLGDVGTKIVELAYDGYEEVDNILDKAEGLIFKISENADSKDLVSLKDVIAEEFVRLEKVYQNKGVATGISSGYSDFDQMTSGFHESDLVILAARPAMGKTAFALNIALNAAMKSNKAVLLFSLEMSSSQLLQRLLAIDAGIALQKIRNGFLDPDDWGKLGLSSMRLSNSEINIADLPNVNVLEIRAIARRLKAAGKLDMIIIDYLQLIRGSSSKGDNRQQEISEISRALKGIARELDIPVIALSQLSRAPEMRSDRRPMLSDLRESGAIEQDADMVIFLYRDDYYNEESEDKGITEVIIGKQRNGPVGTVKLKYFHEYTRFGNFTSKID, encoded by the coding sequence ATGCCTGATATAGAAAATTTAAAGCGTGTTCCAAGTAGTATAGAAGCTGAAAGGTCTGTACTAGGTGGGATTTTTCTAAAACCTGATGCTTTTGGAGATATTGTTGGTCTTCTAACACCAGGTGATTTTTACAAAAATGCTCATGCTCTTATTTATGAAGCTATGAGAGATGTCTATAATTCAGGTACTAAAATAGATGCAGTTGTTGTAGCAAATAAACTTAAAAAAAATGAAAAATTTGATGAACTAATCGGAGAACAATTACTATATGATATTGTAACTGGTGTTCCTACAGCTGCTAACGTTTTGGAATATGCAAAAATTGTAAAAGAAAAATCTACATTAAGAAAACTTGGAGATGTTGGTACTAAGATAGTAGAATTAGCTTATGATGGATATGAAGAAGTCGATAACATCTTAGATAAAGCTGAAGGACTTATATTTAAAATATCTGAAAATGCTGATTCAAAAGACTTAGTAAGTTTAAAAGATGTAATTGCAGAAGAATTTGTAAGACTTGAAAAAGTTTACCAAAATAAAGGAGTAGCCACTGGAATTTCTAGTGGTTATTCAGATTTTGATCAAATGACTAGTGGATTTCATGAATCTGATCTTGTAATTTTAGCAGCAAGACCTGCTATGGGAAAAACGGCATTTGCACTAAATATAGCTCTTAATGCTGCTATGAAAAGCAATAAAGCAGTTCTTCTTTTCAGTCTTGAGATGTCTAGTTCACAACTTCTTCAAAGACTTTTAGCTATTGATGCTGGAATTGCATTACAAAAAATAAGAAATGGTTTTTTAGACCCTGATGATTGGGGAAAACTAGGACTCTCAAGTATGAGACTTTCAAACTCTGAGATAAATATAGCTGATCTTCCTAATGTAAATGTTCTTGAAATAAGAGCTATTGCAAGAAGATTAAAAGCTGCTGGTAAACTCGATATGATAATAATCGACTATCTTCAATTGATTAGAGGAAGTAGTAGTAAAGGAGATAATAGGCAACAAGAAATATCAGAAATATCTAGAGCATTAAAAGGAATTGCCAGAGAACTTGACATTCCTGTTATTGCGTTATCACAATTATCAAGAGCCCCTGAAATGAGATCAGATAGACGTCCTATGTTGTCTGACTTAAGAGAATCAGGAGCTATTGAACAAGATGCTGATATGGTTATTTTTCTTTATAGAGATGATTATTATAATGAGGAGTCTGAAGATAAAGGTATAACTGAAGTAATAATTGGAAAACAAAGAAATGGTCCTGTTGGAACTGTTAAACTGAAATATTTCCATGAATATACAAGATTTGGAAATTTTACTTCAAAAATTGATTAA